Below is a window of Arabidopsis thaliana chromosome 2, partial sequence DNA.
CTGCATAATGGTGGAAATTTCTACAGAAATAAGTTATACGCTCTGCTAATCATCTCAAGATTAAATAACAACTGCTTAGGCTAGATGAGAACGGATGCCAAGACTTCATTAGAAGAGTAAAGTCAAGTGAATCCAGTTTTCGTCTCTGATGTCATAAGCTTAAGGTTAATGACAACTATGAAATGTCAAAATGGGTTAGCAACTGTTTTTCTTTACGCCATAAAAGAATGTTGGACATAGCAAAAGATTTTAGGAGCAAACATTGAACACAAACTAAACCTTTAATGAAAAGCCAAAAAACATACAGAAACATTTGCTTAGCCCCACAAGAATAAAAGAGGACCAAAAATTGTAAAAGTTAATTACTTCATTTGTACGCGCATCTGAAACAACAGAAACAACTGCCCTGCAAGTTGCTCGGATGACCCTACAATAAGAATGTAATAGAGCCTGTGAAGATGTCCTCTCAGGCCTCAGAACATAGATGCATGAAAACACAGTTTGGGCCAATGAATGACCCATGTGCCATGTTGCCTGCAAAAGAGTAGAGACACAAAATGTGGATAAATCAACTCCAAGGCTGACATGTTAGCTACATACATATCTCTTTATCACAATTATACCTTGCAAACTCACACAGTATTATATGAGCACATGTAAAGAAGAGATTACCTCACACGCCAGGAGATGGTCCATAATGTCAATGATGGATTGCACATTAACAGTACTATCCGAACTTATAGGGACGGGCGCAAAACCACTTTCGATGGCTTCATCTATAGAATAAAACGTAGACACCATACCAGAATCCATCTTTGGGTCCATTATCTAGTACAAAGCAAGGACACCACACCATGTTTGTTATACACACTTATAGCAACCTCACAATCTAAGTTTACAGCTAAGAACAGTCCAAACatattttgttacaaaatagAAACCTCTAAAGCAGACATGGCAgcaaaaagattgaaattatCTCCATTTATGAGTTCACCTTCTTGAAGATCTGCAAACAGAACGACTCATGAAACTAAAACAAGTGGGGAATACAAGCAAAATAGGCAATTGCGATCAGTACCAGAGCAGGCGGCGGAGAGGAGAGGTGATACATCGGCCCAGACGGAGTTATTATCACCGGAAGGGATAGAAGAAGAGGTTTTAGAGTCGTGATGAATCGGAGAAGACgaatcttcatcttccctaACTGATTGCAtcgtttgttgttgttgttgctcagGAAACTTGAAAATCGCTTTAATCTCTCGTAATTGGTTTTTTTTGCTACTTATGGTATAAGTTTCGTCTTGCTCGATGGAACACTTTGCCTGGGCTGTTTAGGGTAATTTTCGGGTCGGATCCTCAGCGGATACCCAACCCCCAATCACCCGAGCCTCCTGCcgtcttttttttataaatcaacctttaaaaccaacaaaaagattttcaaaattttaaatctataGTTTTATGGGTGAATTTGCGGtataatcaaaatctaatgtaaaataaaaaatataaaatcttattgaaaaatattaagaaagtAATTAGATTAGTGAAAAGATAAAATTGTATAGTGAAAGACACgcacaataaaaaaaaagaagaggttttgaatgttttgtagattttgtaagagtttttggtttttgttttttaaaaacttatttttataccaattaagattttaaaattttggtttccctacaatttagtaaatttattttattgtagttttccattcatgattttagttttttagttttcctaaaatttaggaaatctagtttttattcaatcaacgttatttttctcaaaaaccaaaaaccgattttttggggtttttaaaacaaaaatataataacaaaaatctaaaactaaaatctaaaatctataaactaaaatctaaactcaAAAACTGAATCAAAAATCAGCATCCATTCAGAGCTAGAGTATATGatgatatatgtaaaaaagTAGAGAGAATAATAAAGAGGAATTGCAAAACTAAcacatttttactaaaatattaagaatATAACATTATATATGTATCAGTTAACTAACTAACCTAAATGGTAGATTAAATGATCATAGGTGGTGGTTTGGATCCGGCGACGGCGGTGGCTCCGGCGGCGGCGGTGGCTCCGGCGACGGCAGTGGCTCCGGCGACGGCGGTGGCTCCGGCGACGGCGGTGGCTCCAGGGACAGCGATGGCTCCGGTGACAGTTCTGGTGGTGGCTCCGGCGATAGCGGTGGCTTCGGCGATAATTCCGACAATAACAGTGTCTCCAGCGATAGTTCCGGCGGTGGTTCCAGGGACGGTGGAGGCTCCGGTGACAATGGGAACACCGACGATGGGGTGGTTGCTCTGGTGATGTCATTCGTTCTCGTAACGGGGGTAGCTCCGACGGCGACGGTGGTGTTGATGACGGTGGCTGTGGCGGCGGTAGTGGGTGTAGTGATGATTGTTGTGGTGGTGGTTAATGGTGATTATTGTGATGGcgaaattataatataatatattatacagTTATTATAGTGTAAATTTTTTCTAATAGgctagtttcttaatttgtaattttttttaagttatacATGCAAATTCCCAAAATACTAATGACATGGCTAAATTAATATCACCCCAAATAATTTTGCTTGTTGATTTAGTCTTATAAATTTTgcaataattttataagaacatagatttttttgaGTATaacatgatttaaatttttaaaatctaatacaaattatttaaattaggGAACAATGTTTGTCTAAACCacacaaataaaatagtatagaACAAAACGTAGATAATTCAAAAGGCCGAGTTAAACCgctctaataaaaaaaatactatccCTATGAGATACAATATTGGCAATCCAAGTAACTAAGGTAAACTATAGCGGTGAGCCGGTGACGTTGACGATGGTAATAGTGGTGGTGGC
It encodes the following:
- a CDS encoding glycine-rich protein (glycine-rich protein; Has 30201 Blast hits to 17322 proteins in 780 species: Archae - 12; Bacteria - 1396; Metazoa - 17338; Fungi - 3422; Plants - 5037; Viruses - 0; Other Eukaryotes - 2996 (source: NCBI BLink).), with protein sequence MMIYVKKWWFGSGDGGGSGGGGGSGDGSGSGDGGGSGDGGGSRDSDGSGDSSGGGSGDSGGFGDNSDNNSVSSDSSGGGSRDGGGSGDNGNTDDGVVALVMSFVLVTGVAPTATVVLMTVAVAAVVGVVMIVVVVVNAGDVDDGNSGGGNDDGSGGSGTKNDIDGGNINC